Proteins encoded in a region of the Triticum dicoccoides isolate Atlit2015 ecotype Zavitan chromosome 3A, WEW_v2.0, whole genome shotgun sequence genome:
- the LOC119269678 gene encoding transcription factor DIVARICATA-like, producing the protein MDLYYQQAAPAARRPWAKEEDKAFEAALVTLPDHAPDRWERVAARLPGRTPQEAWEHYQALVADVDLIERGAVDTPDCWDFDDDGDGRATVASSRGRPAGKARGEERRRGIPWSEEEHKLFLDGLEKYGRGDWRNISRFAVRSRTPTQVASHAQKYFIRQANAATRDSKRKSIHDITTP; encoded by the exons ATGGACCTGTACTACCAGCAGGCCgcgccggcggcgaggaggccgtggGCCAAGGAGGAGGACAAGGCGTTCGAGGCGGCGCTGGTGACGCTCCCGGACCACGCGCCCGACCGGTGGGAGCGCGTCGCGGCGCGGCTCCCGGGGCGCACCCCGCAGGAGGCCTGGGAGCACTACCAGGCGCTCGTCGCCGACGTCGACCTCATCGAGCGCGGCGCCGTGGACACGCCCGACTGCTGGGActtcgacgacgacggcgacggccgCGCCACCGTGGCCTCCTCCCGCGGCCGCCCCGCCGGCAAGGCCCGCGGCGAGGAGCGCCGGCGCGGCATACCCTGGTCCGAGGAGGAGCACAA GCTGTTCCTGGACGGGCTGGAGAAGTACGGGCGGGGGGACTGGAGGAACATCTCGCGGTTCGCGGTGCGGAGCCGGACGCCGACGCAGGTGGCCAGCCACGCGCAGAAGTACTTCATCCGCCAGGCCAACGCCGCCACGCGCGACTCCAAGCGCAAGAGCATCCACGACATCACCACCCCTTGA
- the LOC119269680 gene encoding uncharacterized protein LOC119269680, with translation MEGAPRANTRRRRLVERGSDRLAFITGQTRDLPPDPYPDSPVAEPRLQPKHKSHSSEGDLLHKFNASSAVSEIQPVYEPPLLRSRDDETLNKRTYDYGAATVQPKRDMEMRPRSVPPRDMGSVPPRDMEMRPRSVPPSQPNQADDSSWSLETLKQLVDFTPQEITQAISATELNRCLASILIAFIVVLSNWGLDVGGTISRVLVCTRPLLFLIITNVTIVMSLLMENRDPNARGRQAGISLGSDGLGLMLELGMLLQKASEAMLMDFSICAVIMICFL, from the exons ATGGAGGGCGCCCCGAGGGCAAACACGCGGCGCCGCCGGCTGGTCGAGAGGGGATCAGATCGCCTGGCCTTCATCACCGGCCAGACGCGCGACCTCCCCCCCGACCCCTACCCAG ATTCACCGGTTGCCGAGCCCCGTCTACAACCCAAGCATAAGAGCCACAGTAGCGAAGGCGACCTACTCCACAAATTCAACGCAAGCAGTGCAGTTTCTGAGATCCAGCCAGTATATGAGCCGCCGTTGCTGCGGAGCCGTGATGATGAAACCCTCAACAAGAGGACTTATGATTATGGAGCAGCAACTGTGCAGCCTAAGAGGGACATGGAAATGAGACCCAGATCTGTGCCTCCGAGGGACATGGGATCTGTGCCTCCGAGGGACATGGAAATGAGACCCAGATCCGTGCCCCCAAGCCAGCCTAACCAAGCAGACGACTCATCTTGGTCTCTGGAAACTCTGAAGCAACTCGTGGATTTCACGCCGCAGGAGATCACCCAGGCCATCTCAGCCACAGAGCTCAACCGCTGCTTAGCATCCATTCTCATCGCCTTCATTGTGGTTCTTTCGAACTGGGGGCTGGACGTTGGTGGCACCATCAGCAGAGTACTGGTTTGCACAAGGCCGCTCCTGTTCCTCATCATAACGAACGTAACCATCGTCATGTCGTTGCTGATGGAGAACAGGGACCCCAATGCGAGGGGCAGACAGGCCGGCATCAGCCTTGGTTCTGATGGCTTAGGGCTGATGCTGGAGCTCGGGATGCTGCTACAGAAGGCGTCTGAAGCTATGCTGATGGACTTCAGCATTTGCGCTGTCATCATGATCTGTTTTCTTTGA